A window of the Synechococcus sp. M16.1 genome harbors these coding sequences:
- a CDS encoding thiazole synthase → MDSPSPNSDPLTIGGRQFNSRLFTGTGKYPSMTAMQQSIERSGCDMVTVAVRRVQTVAAGHEGLMEAIDWQRIWMLPNTAGCTDAEEAVRVARLGRELAKLAGQEDNTFVKLEVIPDSRHLLPDPIGTLNAAEQLVKEGFTVLPYINADPLLAKRLEEVGCATVMPLGSPIGSGQGLNNAANIGLIIENAGVPVVVDAGIGVPSEAAQALEMGADAVLVNSAIALAGDPAAMAEAMGQAVMAGRTAHLSGRLPRRDQASASSPTTGLVQSPQ, encoded by the coding sequence ATGGATTCGCCCTCCCCCAACTCCGACCCCCTGACCATTGGCGGGCGTCAGTTCAACAGCCGTCTGTTCACGGGCACCGGCAAATATCCATCCATGACGGCGATGCAGCAGAGCATCGAACGATCCGGCTGCGACATGGTCACGGTGGCCGTGCGCCGGGTACAGACCGTGGCCGCAGGCCATGAGGGCCTGATGGAAGCCATTGATTGGCAGCGGATCTGGATGCTGCCCAACACTGCGGGCTGCACCGATGCCGAAGAAGCAGTGCGCGTGGCACGGCTTGGACGGGAGCTGGCCAAGCTGGCGGGACAGGAGGACAACACCTTCGTGAAGCTGGAGGTGATTCCTGACTCCCGGCATCTTCTGCCCGATCCGATCGGCACCCTGAACGCCGCAGAACAACTGGTGAAGGAAGGGTTCACAGTTCTGCCTTACATCAATGCCGATCCCCTGCTGGCCAAACGGCTGGAGGAGGTCGGATGCGCCACGGTGATGCCTCTGGGCTCTCCGATCGGCTCGGGTCAAGGACTCAACAATGCCGCCAACATCGGTTTGATCATCGAAAACGCCGGGGTTCCGGTGGTGGTGGATGCCGGCATCGGTGTTCCAAGCGAGGCGGCACAGGCCCTCGAAATGGGCGCCGATGCCGTGCTGGTCAACAGCGCCATCGCCCTGGCGGGCGACCCCGCCGCCATGGCCGAGGCCATGGGCCAGGCGGTGATGGCCGGGCGGACCGCCCACCTCTCCGGGCGCTTGCCGCGGAGGGATCAGGCCTCTGCCAGTTCACCGACCACGGGCCTGGTGC
- a CDS encoding tetratricopeptide repeat protein — protein sequence MNLLPQTYLLGLVGLLAIVAVVVGRQFFRVRRDEARLIELEKSETASSRQASDLYELGSVQLRKRLYPQAAATLKQALKRLSGEPDEARALIENALGFALAAQKDYSGATKHYRLALKAKADYPVALNNLAFAQEKLQKDAEAISLYEQTLQLEPDNTTAKKGLKKLKRRNG from the coding sequence GTGAACCTGCTGCCCCAGACCTACCTGCTGGGCCTGGTCGGCCTGCTTGCCATCGTTGCGGTAGTGGTGGGCCGACAATTTTTTCGTGTGCGTCGCGATGAAGCACGCCTGATCGAGCTCGAGAAATCCGAAACGGCCTCGTCACGACAGGCGTCAGACCTCTACGAACTCGGATCCGTTCAGTTGCGCAAGCGGTTGTACCCGCAGGCGGCTGCCACCTTGAAGCAGGCACTGAAACGCCTGAGTGGTGAGCCGGATGAAGCCCGTGCGCTGATCGAAAACGCGCTCGGCTTTGCTTTGGCAGCACAAAAGGATTACTCCGGTGCCACCAAGCACTACAGACTTGCTCTGAAGGCGAAAGCGGACTACCCCGTCGCCCTCAACAACCTGGCTTTTGCTCAGGAGAAGCTGCAGAAGGACGCTGAAGCGATTTCCCTCTACGAACAGACACTTCAACTGGAACCCGACAACACCACCGCAAAGAAAGGACTGAAAAAACTCAAACGTCGAAACGGCTGA
- the rplT gene encoding 50S ribosomal protein L20 has protein sequence MARVKRGNVARKRRNKILRLARGFRGGNGTLFRTANQRVMKALCNAYRDRRRRKRDFRRLWIARINAAARLNGVSYSRLMGGLKKADVRLNRKMLAQLAVVDPGSFTNVVAAAKS, from the coding sequence ATGGCCCGCGTCAAGAGAGGCAACGTCGCCCGTAAACGCCGCAACAAGATCCTGCGGCTGGCCCGTGGCTTCCGTGGTGGCAACGGAACCCTGTTCCGTACAGCAAACCAGCGGGTGATGAAAGCCCTCTGCAATGCCTACCGGGATCGTCGTCGTCGCAAGCGCGATTTCCGTCGCCTCTGGATTGCCCGCATCAACGCCGCTGCCCGCCTCAATGGTGTGAGCTACAGCCGTCTGATGGGTGGTCTCAAGAAGGCCGATGTGCGCCTGAACCGCAAGATGCTGGCTCAGCTGGCAGTTGTTGACCCCGGCAGCTTCACCAACGTCGTGGCTGCAGCCAAGAGCTGA
- the rpmI gene encoding 50S ribosomal protein L35 → MPKLKTRKAAAKRFKATGTGKFLRRRAFRNHLLDHKTPKQKRHLATKAVVDRTDEERVTLMMPYA, encoded by the coding sequence ATGCCCAAGCTGAAGACCCGCAAAGCTGCCGCGAAGCGGTTCAAAGCGACCGGCACTGGCAAATTTCTGCGTCGACGCGCTTTCCGGAACCACCTGCTGGACCACAAAACGCCCAAGCAGAAGCGTCATCTGGCCACCAAGGCCGTGGTGGACCGCACCGATGAAGAGCGCGTGACCCTGATGATGCCCTACGCCTGA
- a CDS encoding SpoIID/LytB domain-containing protein translates to MIRFLTLTLLLCVGLGCRAREQGDGLQSAVSEPPVVEPVQRATHRSVADPPRVEGHEPVLWVALADHLGAAETAAPLNLRAFAGSLSLRDATGEQGIDSGFVISWRSVAKARPLKLARRIAGPYASFESADRVASRWRALGVAAEVAHPKEWEVWAPEGSPVPDGLAVRDWQGTVTSTVEPVLQTSARGRPLHGPVLIEASDGLLWAGGRFEGPFRLQRDAYGSWTLVEQVPVERYLEGVVPHEIGAGSPMAALQAQTVLARTWALANSHRFSIDGYHLCSDTQCQVYSDPRHAGSAVREAIASTQGKLLSLNNRPISAVYHATNGGVMAAGPEAWAMQPTTYLRAKPDGDERWRNRHPLPLQQRKAVEALLADRSGAFGQRHPRFRWTRILSGPTLRQALGAAADPLVSPLQLKVLERGASGRVLALQISGSSDAAPVILRLDAIRRTLRTLPSTLFVLEPQGAERWLVVGGGFGHGAGLSQAGAIDLAWRGWPVERILSHYYPGTVYGPLSTLVQSP, encoded by the coding sequence ATGATTCGGTTCCTGACGCTCACATTGCTGCTTTGCGTGGGCCTGGGCTGCCGCGCCCGTGAGCAGGGTGATGGCCTGCAATCCGCCGTGTCTGAGCCCCCGGTGGTGGAACCGGTTCAGCGGGCGACGCACCGTTCCGTCGCTGACCCACCGCGGGTTGAAGGTCATGAACCGGTGCTTTGGGTGGCCTTGGCGGATCATCTCGGTGCTGCGGAAACAGCAGCTCCTTTGAATCTGCGTGCCTTTGCTGGCTCGCTCAGCCTTCGCGATGCCACCGGGGAGCAAGGCATTGATTCAGGGTTCGTGATCAGCTGGCGCAGTGTTGCCAAGGCCCGTCCGCTCAAGTTGGCCCGCCGGATTGCAGGTCCCTACGCCAGCTTTGAGTCGGCGGACCGTGTCGCCTCCCGTTGGCGTGCTTTGGGGGTTGCGGCCGAGGTCGCCCATCCCAAGGAGTGGGAGGTGTGGGCGCCGGAGGGTTCGCCTGTTCCCGACGGTCTGGCCGTGCGCGATTGGCAAGGCACCGTCACCAGCACCGTCGAACCGGTGTTGCAGACGTCGGCGAGGGGACGCCCCCTGCATGGACCTGTCTTGATTGAGGCCTCGGATGGGTTGCTCTGGGCTGGTGGACGTTTTGAGGGGCCCTTCCGCTTGCAACGGGATGCCTACGGCAGCTGGACGCTGGTGGAGCAGGTGCCGGTGGAGCGCTACCTCGAGGGGGTGGTGCCCCACGAGATCGGTGCGGGTTCACCGATGGCGGCGTTGCAGGCCCAGACCGTTCTGGCGCGCACCTGGGCTCTGGCTAACAGCCATCGCTTCAGCATTGATGGCTATCACCTCTGCAGCGACACCCAGTGTCAGGTCTACAGCGATCCCCGCCATGCGGGATCTGCTGTGCGCGAGGCGATTGCATCCACCCAGGGCAAGTTGCTCAGCCTGAACAACCGGCCAATCAGCGCGGTGTATCACGCCACCAATGGCGGGGTGATGGCTGCCGGGCCGGAAGCCTGGGCCATGCAGCCCACCACCTATCTGCGTGCGAAGCCGGATGGGGATGAGCGCTGGCGCAACCGTCATCCCTTGCCCCTGCAGCAGCGCAAGGCGGTGGAAGCGTTGCTGGCGGATCGCAGCGGGGCCTTTGGCCAGCGCCACCCCCGCTTCCGCTGGACTCGAATCCTTTCGGGTCCGACCTTGCGTCAGGCCCTCGGAGCCGCCGCAGACCCGCTGGTTTCGCCTTTGCAATTGAAGGTGCTGGAGCGGGGTGCCAGCGGCCGGGTGCTGGCCTTGCAGATCTCAGGCAGCAGCGACGCCGCTCCGGTCATCCTCAGGTTGGATGCCATTCGTCGCACCCTTCGCACCCTGCCCAGCACTTTGTTCGTCTTGGAGCCTCAGGGGGCCGAACGGTGGTTGGTGGTGGGCGGTGGCTTCGGCCATGGGGCCGGTTTGTCGCAGGCTGGAGCCATTGATCTGGCCTGGCGAGGCTGGCCTGTGGAGCGGATCCTGAGCCATTACTACCCAGGGACTGTCTACGGCCCACTCTCAACACTGGTGCAGTCCCCTTAA
- a CDS encoding glycosyltransferase family 2 protein — MSSNATSGDHRRVKSAAFLFACGCAGAAPHWLDPARSLWPAISLALMLGGYGLRSVMRGQLTRGSSESVPAIDPAKLPSLDVVVAARDEEAVVPRLVERLTSLRYPSGQLTTWVIDDGSLDRTSELLDDLASQHPELNVIHRQRNAGGGKSGALNTALGCLKGEWLLVLDADAQLQDDLLERLVPYAVEGGWSAVQLRKAVIDADRNWLTRSQAMEMALDAVIQSGRLANGGLAELRGNGQLIKRSVLESSGGFNEDTVTDDLDLSFRLLTHGALVGLLWDPPVQEEAVPGLHALWKQRQRWAEGGLQRFFDYWPVLTSAQLSLRQRWDLTAFFLLQYALPVVSFADLSTALITQSLPVYWPLSVVAFSVSGLAYWRGCRGGSEGPEIPSASLANLLVAIAYLGHWFVVIPWVTLRMSLLPKRLVWAKTSHGQEHPVQA; from the coding sequence ATGAGCTCGAACGCCACATCGGGTGATCACCGTCGGGTGAAATCGGCAGCGTTCCTGTTCGCCTGTGGATGTGCTGGTGCCGCTCCCCACTGGCTCGACCCCGCCCGTTCACTCTGGCCCGCCATCAGCCTTGCCTTGATGCTTGGAGGCTATGGCCTCCGTTCCGTCATGCGTGGGCAGCTGACGCGTGGGTCATCGGAGTCCGTACCAGCGATCGATCCGGCCAAACTTCCCAGCCTTGATGTGGTGGTGGCGGCCCGCGATGAAGAGGCGGTGGTGCCCCGTTTGGTGGAACGGCTCACATCTCTTCGTTATCCGTCCGGCCAACTCACCACCTGGGTGATCGACGACGGCAGTCTTGATCGAACCTCTGAGCTGCTGGACGATCTGGCCAGCCAGCACCCTGAGCTGAACGTGATCCATCGCCAGCGCAATGCCGGTGGGGGCAAGTCGGGTGCGCTCAACACCGCTTTGGGCTGCCTCAAAGGTGAGTGGCTGCTGGTGCTTGATGCGGATGCTCAGTTGCAGGATGACTTGCTCGAGCGCCTTGTTCCCTACGCCGTGGAGGGTGGCTGGTCGGCGGTGCAGCTGCGCAAGGCCGTGATTGATGCCGATCGCAATTGGTTGACCCGATCCCAGGCGATGGAGATGGCTCTGGATGCGGTGATCCAGTCGGGCCGACTGGCCAATGGAGGCTTGGCCGAACTGCGGGGGAACGGACAGCTGATCAAGCGCTCCGTGCTCGAGTCCAGTGGTGGTTTCAACGAAGACACCGTCACCGATGACCTGGATCTCAGCTTCCGCCTGCTGACCCATGGGGCCTTGGTGGGATTGTTGTGGGACCCTCCGGTCCAGGAAGAGGCTGTTCCTGGTCTCCATGCCCTGTGGAAACAACGGCAGCGCTGGGCGGAAGGCGGATTGCAGCGCTTCTTTGATTACTGGCCGGTGCTGACCTCGGCCCAGCTCAGTCTTCGCCAGCGTTGGGATTTGACGGCCTTTTTTCTGCTCCAGTACGCCCTGCCGGTGGTGTCCTTCGCCGATCTGAGCACGGCTCTGATCACCCAAAGCCTGCCGGTCTACTGGCCCTTGTCTGTGGTGGCCTTCAGCGTTTCGGGTCTGGCTTACTGGCGCGGCTGTCGTGGTGGCAGCGAAGGGCCGGAGATCCCCTCAGCGAGCCTGGCCAATCTCCTTGTGGCGATCGCCTACCTCGGCCACTGGTTTGTGGTGATTCCCTGGGTGACTCTGCGGATGTCACTGCTCCCCAAACGCTTGGTCTGGGCCAAAACCAGCCATGGTCAGGAGCATCCGGTTCAGGCCTGA